The proteins below come from a single Ignavibacteriales bacterium genomic window:
- a CDS encoding CsbD family protein translates to MNSLLLKGNWKEFAGKLKQQYANLTDDDQLFKKGKEEELLGRLQSKLEKTKEELHNIISKL, encoded by the coding sequence ATGAATTCGCTGTTACTTAAAGGAAACTGGAAGGAATTTGCAGGGAAACTAAAACAACAATACGCAAATCTGACCGACGATGATCAGCTTTTCAAAAAAGGTAAGGAAGAAGAATTATTGGGAAGATTGCAAAGTAAACTTGAAAAAACTAAAGAAGAGCTACACAACATAATTTCAAAATTATAG
- a CDS encoding aminotransferase class I/II-fold pyridoxal phosphate-dependent enzyme: MSTNTFSENLQNIRMSPIVSISEEVRKKAPEYKSATGKDFILFQRGEIDFNTPQFIVDAAKKALDKGFTKYPKSGGEDIFKDAIIYKLDYFNQAKGFDRENIVCTDGGQEALELSFKLFEGKKGVGFAPCWSCVLENFVPYCATNFKQVPLEPDFSIDFDRLDKELEGAAFFYLNTPQNPTGKLFTKEEVTAIAELCLKHGAFLISDEAYEAIVFDNAKHFSPTSLEYDNIISTFTLSKSYAMTGWRLGYLVTRNKQIPKLLKLGNYTQTAGVTTFLQHAAAEALSNKTESEKAIANMVTEFQNRRNHFFDGLTKIEGMSVTKPAGGFYLFPNFSSFIPNNLNTEDRKVYIYNLLFKEGVASVYGSCFGDYFIDNVRFSFSTTPINIIEEGLERIRNIFTHL; the protein is encoded by the coding sequence ATGAGCACAAATACATTCAGTGAAAATTTACAAAACATAAGAATGTCGCCTATCGTTAGTATTAGCGAAGAGGTCAGGAAGAAAGCGCCGGAGTATAAATCTGCAACCGGAAAAGATTTTATTCTATTTCAGCGCGGTGAAATTGATTTTAATACTCCACAATTTATTGTTGATGCGGCAAAAAAAGCTCTCGATAAAGGATTTACAAAATATCCTAAATCCGGCGGTGAAGATATTTTTAAAGACGCGATCATTTACAAACTTGATTATTTCAATCAGGCAAAAGGATTTGATAGAGAAAATATTGTTTGTACCGACGGCGGTCAGGAAGCGCTGGAATTATCATTCAAATTATTTGAAGGGAAGAAGGGAGTTGGGTTTGCGCCGTGCTGGAGCTGCGTTCTCGAAAATTTTGTTCCTTATTGCGCTACAAATTTTAAACAGGTTCCTCTCGAACCTGATTTCAGCATCGACTTCGACCGTCTTGATAAAGAACTCGAAGGTGCTGCTTTCTTTTATCTCAACACACCGCAAAATCCAACCGGAAAACTTTTCACGAAAGAGGAAGTGACTGCTATAGCAGAACTTTGTTTGAAACACGGGGCGTTCCTCATTTCAGATGAAGCTTATGAAGCAATTGTTTTTGACAACGCTAAGCACTTCAGTCCAACCTCTCTGGAATATGATAATATAATCAGCACATTTACATTATCTAAAAGCTACGCAATGACTGGCTGGCGTTTAGGTTATCTTGTTACCCGAAATAAACAGATTCCAAAACTCCTTAAGCTCGGTAATTATACACAGACTGCCGGTGTTACAACATTTCTTCAGCATGCCGCCGCAGAAGCATTAAGCAATAAAACCGAAAGTGAAAAAGCGATTGCAAATATGGTAACCGAGTTTCAAAATAGAAGAAATCATTTTTTTGACGGTTTAACTAAAATTGAAGGAATGAGCGTTACAAAACCCGCCGGCGGATTTTATTTATTCCCTAATTTCTCTTCTTTTATTCCAAATAATCTTAATACAGAGGACCGGAAAGTTTATATCTACAATCTTCTCTTTAAGGAAGGCGTCGCATCTGTCTATGGTTCATGTTTCGGGGATTATTTTATCGATAATGTGAGATTTTCATTCTCCACTACACCAATCAACATTATTGAAGAAGGATTGGAGAGAATAAGAAATATCTTCACACATTTATAA
- a CDS encoding ATP-dependent RecD-like DNA helicase — MQTIEAILDGFLYKNEVTGYCIASFSNGLKAVGILPNVKVGEKLKLSGEFETHSKYGEQFKIESFSIVYPSTITGITKYLGSGLIKGVGPATAEKIVNYFKEETLEILDVDINRLLDIEGIGIKKLDLIKKSWVEQKAIKEIMIFLQSFDISSSYALKIYRTYGANSVKIVQDNPYQLTYDVWGIGFKIADAIGKSVGFSEDHPKRIKAGITYVLNEASGDGHVFLQLEELISKCYEVLGTDLTDSLMLFREMESQNLIKIINEKIYLSFYYEAERNIEEKIKALSERSSEFSEKEIKSIRLNSVYSEEQLEAIRNSLANKILILTGGPGTGKTTALKGIIESYKILKKNIMLAAPTGRAAKRMSEVIGMEAKTIHRLLEYNPQDHLFQRDEENPLETDLLVIDEISMIDTLLMNSLISAVSLNTTLILVGDVDQLPSVGCGNILHDLIQSEIIPTAMLTKIFRQAEESRIVVNAHKINKGEFPTLLNNESSDFFFIPENDNSRIADVITELCQQRLPEKYGFDPMKEIQVLTPMYKGDTGANNLNDKLQNALNPKKILLARGEKKFKIGDKVMQLRNNYDKDVYNGDIGLIEKIEIEDQKLEINFGGRNVGYDFLELDDITLAYAITVHKSQGSEYPCVIMPVTTAHYIMLQRNLLYTAVTRASKMMILVGSKQALAMAVGNKKSKKRNTSLFRAN; from the coding sequence ATGCAAACAATAGAAGCAATATTAGACGGGTTTCTTTACAAGAATGAAGTCACCGGATACTGCATTGCATCATTCTCGAATGGCTTGAAAGCCGTCGGTATATTACCGAATGTAAAAGTTGGAGAAAAACTAAAACTATCCGGTGAGTTTGAAACTCACTCCAAATATGGTGAACAGTTTAAGATCGAATCCTTTTCCATCGTCTATCCATCAACAATCACGGGAATTACAAAATATCTCGGCTCGGGATTAATTAAAGGTGTTGGACCGGCAACAGCGGAGAAGATCGTTAATTATTTCAAGGAAGAAACGCTTGAGATTCTTGATGTTGATATAAACCGGCTTCTAGATATTGAGGGGATCGGTATTAAAAAACTTGATCTCATTAAGAAAAGCTGGGTAGAACAAAAAGCGATCAAAGAAATAATGATCTTCCTCCAATCATTTGATATTTCTTCCTCATATGCTTTAAAAATTTACAGAACATATGGCGCCAACTCGGTTAAAATTGTTCAGGATAATCCTTATCAACTTACTTACGATGTCTGGGGAATCGGTTTCAAAATTGCCGACGCTATAGGAAAGAGTGTCGGCTTTAGCGAAGATCATCCAAAAAGGATTAAAGCGGGAATTACTTATGTTCTGAATGAAGCTTCCGGGGACGGACATGTGTTTCTTCAATTGGAAGAACTTATCTCAAAGTGTTACGAAGTATTGGGTACCGATCTGACCGATTCATTAATGCTTTTCCGAGAGATGGAATCGCAAAATCTGATTAAAATTATAAATGAAAAAATTTATCTCTCGTTTTATTATGAAGCCGAAAGGAATATTGAGGAAAAAATAAAAGCTTTATCCGAACGTTCAAGCGAGTTTTCTGAAAAAGAAATAAAATCGATCCGGTTAAATTCAGTCTATTCCGAAGAACAGCTTGAGGCGATCCGCAATTCTCTTGCTAATAAAATTCTGATTTTGACCGGGGGACCTGGCACCGGTAAAACAACGGCACTCAAAGGAATAATCGAATCTTATAAAATATTAAAGAAAAATATTATGCTTGCCGCGCCGACCGGAAGAGCAGCAAAAAGAATGAGTGAAGTGATCGGTATGGAAGCAAAGACAATTCACCGTCTGCTGGAGTATAATCCTCAAGACCATCTCTTTCAGCGTGATGAAGAAAACCCGCTTGAAACCGATCTTCTTGTTATTGACGAAATCTCAATGATAGACACATTATTAATGAACAGTTTGATAAGTGCGGTTAGTCTAAATACTACATTAATTCTTGTCGGGGATGTAGATCAGCTCCCGTCCGTCGGTTGCGGGAATATTCTGCATGATCTGATTCAATCGGAAATTATTCCCACGGCAATGCTTACGAAAATATTCCGCCAGGCTGAAGAGAGCCGGATTGTTGTAAACGCTCATAAGATCAACAAAGGAGAATTTCCAACTCTTCTCAATAATGAATCATCTGATTTCTTTTTTATTCCGGAGAATGATAATTCTAGGATTGCCGATGTTATAACGGAATTGTGTCAGCAGAGATTACCTGAGAAATACGGTTTCGATCCGATGAAGGAGATACAGGTTCTTACACCGATGTATAAGGGCGATACCGGAGCGAATAACCTGAACGATAAACTGCAGAATGCATTGAATCCAAAAAAAATATTACTTGCACGCGGAGAAAAAAAATTTAAGATCGGTGACAAAGTTATGCAGCTGAGAAATAATTATGATAAAGATGTATATAACGGAGATATCGGATTGATCGAAAAAATCGAAATTGAAGATCAGAAACTTGAAATCAACTTCGGCGGAAGAAATGTAGGTTATGATTTTCTCGAACTCGATGATATAACACTTGCATATGCAATTACAGTTCATAAGTCTCAGGGCTCGGAATATCCGTGCGTTATTATGCCGGTAACAACTGCTCATTACATTATGCTTCAAAGAAATCTTTTATACACGGCAGTAACGCGCGCATCAAAGATGATGATTCTTGTAGGATCCAAACAAGCCCTTGCAATGGCAGTCGGAAATAAAAAATCGAAGAAAAGAAATACTTCACTCTTCAGAGCAAACTGA
- a CDS encoding class I SAM-dependent methyltransferase: MIGRFQEVSEAFSRQSEIFDSYEKGNEILRWMRSVTHEHLARHLKKNDKILELNSGTGLDAVYLAKKGYKIHCTDISIGMLEKLKQKIENQKLGNLISYQLLSFTDLDKLEKNNYDYIFSNFGGLNCVNDLSAVFANFGKILKPGGKVTLVIIPPVCPWELLLALKGNFKTSFRRLHNAGVAANVEGVKFTTYYHSVRKTVKSLGNEFSIIEVQGLASISPPPYMINFPKKYPRFYNLLTRIENKLSHTFPFNHWADHFIITAEYHPTV, translated from the coding sequence ATGATCGGTAGATTCCAAGAAGTAAGTGAAGCGTTCAGCCGTCAGTCTGAAATTTTTGACTCTTACGAAAAAGGAAATGAAATTTTAAGATGGATGCGCTCGGTAACACATGAACATCTTGCCCGGCATTTAAAAAAAAATGATAAGATTCTTGAATTAAATTCCGGTACGGGGCTCGATGCGGTTTATCTTGCAAAGAAAGGATATAAAATTCATTGCACGGATATATCGATCGGAATGCTGGAGAAGTTGAAACAAAAAATTGAAAATCAAAAATTAGGAAACTTGATTTCATATCAGCTTCTTTCTTTTACCGATCTGGATAAACTAGAGAAAAATAATTATGACTACATTTTTTCTAATTTCGGCGGATTGAACTGTGTTAATGATTTGAGCGCCGTCTTCGCGAATTTTGGAAAGATTTTAAAACCGGGAGGTAAAGTTACACTTGTAATTATTCCACCGGTCTGTCCGTGGGAATTACTTCTCGCATTGAAAGGAAATTTCAAAACCTCGTTTAGAAGACTTCATAATGCCGGTGTTGCTGCTAACGTTGAGGGAGTTAAATTTACAACTTACTATCACTCGGTTAGAAAAACAGTAAAGTCTCTCGGAAATGAATTCAGCATAATTGAAGTTCAAGGGCTTGCGTCTATAAGTCCGCCGCCATATATGATAAATTTCCCAAAGAAATATCCGAGATTCTATAATCTCTTAACAAGGATTGAGAATAAATTATCACATACATTTCCATTCAACCACTGGGCAGATCATTTTATTATAACTGCCGAATATCATCCCACAGTTTAA
- a CDS encoding amidohydrolase family protein, whose translation MILNNVYIIGKETNPSSIEITGSKIISIDSIKTKNGDQKNRIVINFDDAIAFPGLINSHDHLEFSLFPKLGNRIYNDYVEWGKDIHSVDNEKIKEVLKVPYELKYKWGLYKNLICGVTNVAHHGNGPANSYGNLPGLIKKYNYLHSIRLEKYWFYKLNLLFNGKPFVIHLGEGTNVESFNEINKLINKNVFKKKIIAVHGISMNETQSREFKALVWCPDSNIILYDKTATIDKLKINTKILFGTDSPLSADWNLWNHLRLARKMNCLGDEELYNSLTRTTAEIWNIKSYGSISINNSADIVVSKRKHKNGWDSFYDTNPEDILLILKHGLIVFIDKNLADQHRLLIENKFDLIIINSVQKYITKGIRELKESINKFLPEYQFPFEIN comes from the coding sequence ATGATTCTGAATAATGTTTACATAATCGGCAAGGAAACTAATCCTTCGTCCATAGAAATTACTGGCTCCAAAATAATTTCTATTGATTCAATCAAAACTAAAAATGGTGATCAAAAAAATAGGATCGTCATCAATTTTGATGATGCAATTGCATTCCCGGGATTGATAAACTCACACGATCACCTGGAGTTTAGTCTCTTCCCAAAACTCGGTAATCGAATTTATAATGATTATGTAGAATGGGGGAAAGATATTCATTCCGTTGACAATGAAAAAATTAAAGAAGTTTTGAAGGTCCCTTACGAGTTAAAATATAAATGGGGACTTTATAAGAATTTGATTTGTGGTGTAACAAATGTGGCGCATCATGGAAACGGTCCCGCTAATTCTTACGGTAATTTGCCGGGCCTCATTAAAAAATATAATTATCTTCACTCGATCAGATTGGAAAAGTATTGGTTCTATAAACTGAATTTATTATTCAACGGAAAACCTTTTGTAATCCATTTAGGTGAAGGGACAAATGTTGAATCATTTAATGAGATTAATAAATTGATAAATAAGAATGTTTTTAAGAAAAAGATCATAGCCGTTCATGGAATTTCAATGAACGAGACACAAAGCAGAGAATTCAAGGCATTGGTTTGGTGCCCGGACTCCAATATTATCCTTTATGATAAAACGGCGACAATTGATAAGTTAAAAATCAATACAAAGATTCTCTTTGGTACAGATTCACCTTTAAGTGCCGATTGGAATCTTTGGAATCATCTTCGCCTTGCACGAAAAATGAATTGTCTTGGTGACGAAGAATTATATAATAGCTTAACAAGAACAACGGCTGAAATATGGAATATCAAATCCTACGGTTCCATTTCAATCAATAACTCTGCTGATATTGTTGTCTCTAAAAGAAAACATAAAAATGGATGGGATAGTTTTTACGACACGAATCCGGAAGATATTCTGCTGATATTAAAACACGGCCTAATAGTTTTCATTGATAAAAATTTGGCTGATCAACACAGGCTACTTATTGAAAATAAGTTTGATTTGATTATTATAAACTCGGTCCAAAAATATATTACAAAAGGAATCAGAGAACTCAAAGAATCTATCAATAAATTTCTTCCGGAATATCAGTTTCCGTTTGAGATCAATTAA
- a CDS encoding class I SAM-dependent methyltransferase has product MKKLSAFLKGKNIYNAEDAYNLWADTYDQEQNNLMLYYDNIILRDLLSEMELKGKLILDYGCGTGRNWPLFLKSNPKNIIGCDVSSNMLKKLESKYDSAKTYLILDNKLPLMDDNETDIIISTLVIAHIKKIDDMIAEWNRVLKKNSEIIITDFHPAMLAKGGSRTFIHKNRSLTIKNYIHTITEIEKRLSSYGFRTLRLIEKKIEEDVKHFYVEHNALPVYEKFEGTPFIYGLHLSR; this is encoded by the coding sequence ATGAAAAAATTATCTGCTTTCTTAAAGGGGAAAAATATTTACAACGCTGAAGATGCATATAATCTTTGGGCTGATACTTATGATCAAGAACAAAATAATTTAATGCTCTATTATGATAATATAATTTTGCGCGATTTATTATCGGAAATGGAATTAAAAGGGAAGTTAATACTCGATTACGGATGTGGTACCGGAAGAAACTGGCCTCTCTTTCTTAAATCTAATCCAAAAAATATTATTGGCTGCGACGTCTCTTCAAACATGTTAAAAAAATTAGAATCTAAATACGATTCAGCTAAAACCTATCTTATTCTTGATAACAAATTGCCTCTCATGGATGATAATGAAACTGATATTATTATTTCTACTCTTGTCATTGCCCATATAAAAAAAATTGATGACATGATTGCTGAATGGAATAGAGTCTTAAAAAAGAATTCGGAGATCATCATAACTGATTTTCATCCTGCAATGCTGGCAAAAGGTGGTTCAAGAACTTTTATTCATAAAAATAGGTCGCTAACAATTAAAAATTATATTCACACTATAACAGAAATAGAAAAACGACTCTCCTCCTACGGATTTAGAACTCTCCGTTTGATCGAAAAAAAGATTGAAGAAGATGTAAAACATTTTTACGTGGAGCATAACGCACTTCCGGTTTATGAAAAATTTGAGGGGACTCCCTTTATCTACGGACTACATTTGAGCAGGTAA